GCTACATCGCCTTCGAGGTCCCGGCCGCCTCCCGCCTCGCCAAGGTCCAGTTCACCCTGAATTCCGGCTTCGCCGACCAGACCGGCCAGTGGACGGTCCCGCCCACCACGGCGAACCCGACCCAGACTCCGACCCAGGCTCCGACCCAGTCCGCCGCGACCCGAACGGTCACCGCCACGGCGAGCCCCCGGCCGACCTCGGCCTCACCCCGCCAGGTCGTCGAGCAGTACTACGCCGCCCTCAACGCCCGCGACTACGCCCGCGCCTGGGCCCTCGGCGGACGCAACCTGGCACCGAGCTACCAGCAGTTCGTCGCCGGCTTCGCCGGCACCGCCGCAGACGCCCTCACCGTCACCGCCGTCAACGGCGACACCGTCTCGGTCCTGCTGGACGCCCTGCAGACGGACGGCACCCACCGCCACTACGCCGGCACCTACACCGTCCGCAACGGCGTCATCGTCGCCGCCTCGATCCACTGACCCCCGCCCGAACGCCGTCCCGGGCCCTGCCCGCCTCAGCCCCCGGCGGGGATCCGCAGCACCGCCAGCACCGGCAGATGGTCCGTCGCCGCCAGCAGATCCCCCGCCGCCACCCCCGGCAGCCCGTGCGGCACCCCGCACGCCAGCACCTCCACGCCCGGGGTCGCGAAGATCGCGTCGATCCGCTGGTGGGGGTTGTCCGGGACGGAGGTGAAGGTGCCGCCCCAGGGGGCGACGGTGTGGGCGTCCTGGTAGTCGGCGGCCAGGCTGCGCCAGCCGGGGCCGTCGGGGTGTTCGTTGAAGTCGCCGGCGATGATGCCGTGTTCGCCGGGATCGAACTGGCCCGGGAGGAGGGCGAACTGGCCGAGTCGTTCGGCCGGGTCGAGGGAGAGGTGGCAGCTGGTCACCGCGAACGGTGCCGAACGGCCCACCCGCAGCAGGGCGGTGGCGAAGCCGCGGGCGTGCAGGCCGCGGGTCTTGGGCAGCAGCCGGTCGCGGACGGCGAGGACGTCGACCCGCAGCCGTCCGAGCAGCAGCGGCCCTGCGGCGATCCGGCCGCCGCCGGAGAGGATGACGGTGCCGGTGCGGTGGGCGAGCCAGGCGGCCTGCTTCTCCGGCTTCCAGTACCGCGGGGACTCCTGGAGGCAGATCACGTCCGGCTCGCAGGCGCGGATCACCCGGACGAGTGCCTCGCGGTCGTCCCGCAGTGACCGGATGTTGTAGCTGAGGACGCGGATCCGCTGGGCGCCGTCGGGTTCGGCGCCGGAGTCGGGCAGGGCGGCCGGCTCGGTCGGCGGCACGGGTCCGGGGGCGGCGGACGGCTGCTCGGCGGGCATGCCGGTCATGCTAACGGCGAGGCCGGGGCCGTGGTCCCAGCCTCGCCGCAGACGATCGGACGATCCGTCAGACGCGCGCCAGGTCGGCGGCGCCGGCGATACCGGCGGCGGACCCCATGGTCGCGAGCAGGACCTCGGCGCGCGGGCGGTGCGCGCCGCCGGTCAGGTACCTCTCGAAGGCCGCGGCGACCGGGTCGAGCAACAGGCTGCCCGAGTCGGAGACACCGCCGCCGAGGACGAAGACGCCCGGGTCGAACAGCGCGGCGAGGTCGGCCATGCCGCGGCCGAGCCAGTCGGCGAGCTCCGCGTAGCACTCCAGGGCGAGCGGGTCGCCCTCGGCCGCGGCCTCGGTGATGTGGATGCCGCGGATGGTCTCGGCGACGCCGTCGTTGAGTTCGAGCATGCGCTTGCCGGCGATCGGGTCGGCAGCGGCCATCTCGCGGCCGTAGCGGCGCAGCGCGCGGCCGGAACCGTACTGCTCCCAGCAGCCCTTGCCGCCGCAGCCGCAGGGGAGGCCGTCGGGAACCATGTTGAGGTGGCCGATCTCGCCGGCGACGCCGAAGCGGCCGCGGTGCATCCGGCCGTCGAGGACGATGCCGCCGCCGATGCCGGTGCCCACGGTGATGAGGACCATGTCCTCGTGGTCGGCCGCGGCGCCGAAGCGGAACTCGGCCCAGGCGGCGCAGTTGGCGTCGTTCTCGACGACGGTCTCGAGGCCGGTGAGCTCCTCGACGCGCTGCTTGAGCGGCTCGTTCTCCCAGTCGATGTTGGGAGCGAAGATCACGGTCGAGCGGTCGCGGTCCACGAAGCCGGGGGCACCGACACCGACGGCCGCGACCTCCGGGTACTCCTCCTTGAGTTCGCGCACGGCCTGCGCGATCGCGTCGACCGCCCACTGGGGGTCGGCCGGGGTGGGTACCCGGGTACGCGCAAGGATGTCGCCGGTCTCGTCGACCACGCCGGCCGCGATCTTCGTCCCGCCGACGTCGACGCCGATGGTCAGAGCCATGTGTCCCTCAGCTATTCACTCGTTCCCGCTGAGCGGAACGCTACCCGCTGAGCGGTGCTCCCGTACACACCGAGGCCTACATTAACCGAAGACATTTTCCGAATCGCGCACCTCGATGTGTTCAGAAGTCGTAGACTTCGCGCCTTTGAGTGATGCCTGCGGGCGCCAGAGTCACGTCCTCTGACCTGCGGGTTCACTAGTTGTCGGTGGCCTTGTCGAGGTCGATGTGCTCGGCCTCGGCGTGTCCGGCACCGGCCCAGCGCCGTTCATGACCTGAGACGGCTGCGCGGTACGCGGCGACCAGTTCACCGCCCGCGGCGGCGAGATGTCCGTACACCTCCGGGTTCTCCTCGCGCAGCCGGACGGTGTACTGCTGCGCCTTGCCGCCGAGGGCGAGGGCGAACTTCCGGACCTCGTCGACCAGCGGTCCGAACTCCGCGCCGAGGCCCTGCCCGCCCGTGCCGTCCGCCTTCTCCTCCGCCATCCGGCGTCCTCCTCTGTCCGTCCTCGGTGCGCCGCCGAGCCCTCCGGCCGGGACCGGCCGGGTCCCAGACGCTACCGGACGGCGCATCGAGGGCCGCCCGGCGCACCGGACGCACCCCGGGCGCGCACGCCCCGAGCGCACGCCCCCTTCGGCGCGAATCGCCGGGAGCGGTCGGCGGTGCGTCAGCCGCGCGCCGGCCAGAGCGTCGGGTCCGGTGCGAAGCGCACCGACAGGACGCCGTCGTGCAGCCCGGCTCCGCTCACCGTGCAGCGCCGCAGCGCGGCGGGCAGCGGCAGCAGCCGACGGTGGCCGCCGGTGCCGACGACCAGCTCGTCGCCGCGGCGCACCAGCTCCAGGCCGGCCCGGTCGGCGCCGGGCAGCGCCAGGTGCCAGACCAGCAGGCCGTCGGCGGCCAGCCGGTCCTCCACCCAGGGCGCGGGGGCCTCGCCAGGCGC
The nucleotide sequence above comes from Streptomyces sp. TLI_235. Encoded proteins:
- a CDS encoding endonuclease/exonuclease/phosphatase family metal-dependent hydrolase produces the protein MTGMPAEQPSAAPGPVPPTEPAALPDSGAEPDGAQRIRVLSYNIRSLRDDREALVRVIRACEPDVICLQESPRYWKPEKQAAWLAHRTGTVILSGGGRIAAGPLLLGRLRVDVLAVRDRLLPKTRGLHARGFATALLRVGRSAPFAVTSCHLSLDPAERLGQFALLPGQFDPGEHGIIAGDFNEHPDGPGWRSLAADYQDAHTVAPWGGTFTSVPDNPHQRIDAIFATPGVEVLACGVPHGLPGVAAGDLLAATDHLPVLAVLRIPAGG
- a CDS encoding glucokinase, with the protein product MALTIGVDVGGTKIAAGVVDETGDILARTRVPTPADPQWAVDAIAQAVRELKEEYPEVAAVGVGAPGFVDRDRSTVIFAPNIDWENEPLKQRVEELTGLETVVENDANCAAWAEFRFGAAADHEDMVLITVGTGIGGGIVLDGRMHRGRFGVAGEIGHLNMVPDGLPCGCGGKGCWEQYGSGRALRRYGREMAAADPIAGKRMLELNDGVAETIRGIHITEAAAEGDPLALECYAELADWLGRGMADLAALFDPGVFVLGGGVSDSGSLLLDPVAAAFERYLTGGAHRPRAEVLLATMGSAAGIAGAADLARV